One segment of Campylobacter concisus ATCC 51562 DNA contains the following:
- a CDS encoding DegT/DnrJ/EryC1/StrS family aminotransferase → MMDFIPVNEPLLNGNEKKYLNECIDTGWISSEGPFIKKFEENMSSYIGRKYAVAVTNGTAALEMAIEALDLGKNDEVIMPSFTIISCAQAVVKVGAKPVLVDSEYDSFNMKVEDIEAKITPNTKAIMVVHIYGLPVDIDPILNLAKKYNLRIIEDAAEMHGQTYNNKMCGSFGDISIFSFYPNKHVTTGEGGMVLTDDENLYEKCKSLRNLCFSSDGKKRFIHERLGSNLRMTNIQAALGVAQLERIKEHIIKKRWIGSMYQELLGDIDTINLPIKNKPFAENIYWVFAITLKDVCKKIAKDIMQELAIKGVGTRPFFYPMHEQPVFKNMGLFKNEDYPNAKKLYERGFYIPSGLAITEEQIKEVSKIMHEVLK, encoded by the coding sequence ATGATGGACTTTATACCAGTAAATGAGCCATTACTAAATGGTAATGAAAAAAAATATCTAAATGAGTGTATAGATACTGGGTGGATAAGTAGCGAGGGTCCATTTATAAAAAAATTTGAAGAAAATATGTCTAGCTATATAGGTAGAAAATATGCTGTTGCTGTAACAAATGGAACCGCTGCTCTTGAGATGGCTATAGAAGCGCTTGACCTTGGTAAAAATGATGAAGTTATAATGCCTAGTTTTACGATAATATCTTGTGCTCAAGCAGTTGTGAAAGTTGGGGCAAAGCCAGTATTAGTAGATAGTGAGTATGATAGCTTTAATATGAAAGTGGAAGATATTGAGGCAAAAATTACACCAAATACAAAAGCCATAATGGTTGTTCATATATATGGGCTACCTGTGGATATTGATCCGATTTTAAATTTGGCAAAAAAATATAATCTTAGAATTATAGAAGATGCAGCCGAGATGCATGGACAGACATATAACAATAAAATGTGTGGGTCTTTTGGCGATATAAGCATATTTAGTTTTTATCCAAATAAACATGTTACAACTGGTGAGGGTGGCATGGTATTAACAGATGATGAAAATTTGTACGAGAAATGCAAAAGCCTAAGAAATCTTTGTTTTTCGTCAGATGGAAAGAAAAGATTTATTCACGAAAGACTTGGGAGCAATCTTAGAATGACAAATATCCAGGCGGCGCTCGGAGTTGCACAATTGGAAAGGATAAAGGAACATATAATTAAAAAAAGATGGATAGGCAGTATGTATCAGGAGCTGCTAGGCGATATAGATACCATAAATTTACCTATAAAAAATAAGCCATTTGCAGAAAATATTTATTGGGTATTTGCCATTACACTTAAAGATGTTTGCAAAAAAATAGCAAAAGATATTATGCAAGAACTTGCTATTAAAGGAGTTGGAACCAGACCTTTTTTTTATCCCATGCATGAACAACCAGTTTTTAAAAATATGGGACTTTTTAAAAATGAAGACTATCCAAATGCTAAAAAACTTTATGAAAGAGGATTTTATATTCCAAGTGGCCTAGCAATTACGGAAGAACAGATAAAAGAAGTTTCGAAAATTATGCATGAGGTTTTAAAATGA
- a CDS encoding oxidoreductase yields the protein MIVLKDKVVVITGGAGLIGKEFVKAVVENNGMAIIADINEELGLKARLNLSRELNTSNIDFIKVDITSKNSLNSCIDYLDNKYKKIDALVNNAYPRNKNYGKHFFDVEYEDFVQNLGLNLGGYFIASQQFVLYFKKQGYGNIINIGSIYGVVAPRFEIYKDTHMTTPVEYAAIKSGLIHLTKYMAKYFKGMNIKVNALSPGGIFDNQPDSFLKKYKDQCLNKGMLNDCDLKGTLVYLLSDMSRYVNGQNIVVDDGFSL from the coding sequence ATGATAGTGCTTAAAGATAAAGTTGTAGTTATAACTGGTGGAGCAGGCCTTATAGGAAAGGAGTTTGTAAAAGCGGTTGTTGAAAATAATGGTATGGCTATAATAGCTGATATAAATGAAGAGCTTGGTCTAAAAGCAAGGCTTAATCTATCGCGAGAATTAAACACTTCAAATATAGATTTTATAAAAGTTGATATAACATCAAAAAACTCTTTAAATAGCTGCATAGATTACTTAGACAATAAGTATAAAAAAATAGATGCTTTGGTAAATAATGCCTATCCTAGAAATAAAAATTATGGCAAGCATTTTTTTGATGTTGAATATGAGGATTTTGTGCAAAATTTAGGTTTAAACCTTGGCGGATATTTTATAGCTTCACAACAGTTTGTACTTTACTTTAAAAAGCAGGGATATGGAAATATTATAAATATAGGATCAATTTATGGCGTTGTTGCACCTCGATTTGAGATATATAAAGATACACATATGACTACGCCAGTTGAATATGCAGCCATTAAATCAGGGCTTATTCATCTTACAAAATATATGGCAAAATATTTTAAAGGGATGAATATAAAGGTAAACGCACTAAGTCCCGGAGGTATATTTGATAATCAACCAGATTCTTTTTTGAAAAAATATAAAGATCAGTGCCTAAACAAGGGTATGTTAAATGATTGTGACCTAAAAGGCACCTTAGTATATTTACTGAGTGATATGAGTAGATATGTAAATGGTCAAAATATTGTAGTTGATGATGGGTTTAGCTTGTGA
- a CDS encoding class I SAM-dependent DNA methyltransferase, producing MKQFGDLYSKYYDLLYEDKNYSGEVEYIDFLIKKNCQNAKTLLDMGCGTGKHAELLCEKGYKVHGIDLSQDMLKIANKRKIGKEDRLDFSHSSIQNLNIDKKFDVITSLFHVMSYQNTNSELLKVFEIAKKHLNTHGIFIFDFWYGPAVLTDLPVTRIKRLEDKNIKITRLAEPIIYAQRNIVDVNYDIFIEDKISKKVVEKKELHKMRYFFDTELEFICETVGLKILKKYEWMSYRKPSFKSWNVTWIVRKEF from the coding sequence ATGAAACAATTTGGAGATTTATATTCAAAATACTATGATCTTCTTTATGAAGATAAAAATTATTCTGGTGAAGTTGAATATATAGATTTTCTAATAAAAAAGAATTGTCAAAATGCTAAAACGTTGCTAGATATGGGCTGTGGCACCGGAAAACATGCTGAACTTTTATGTGAAAAGGGCTATAAAGTTCACGGTATAGACTTAAGCCAAGATATGCTTAAAATTGCAAATAAAAGAAAGATTGGAAAGGAAGACAGGCTTGATTTTAGTCATTCAAGTATTCAAAATTTAAATATTGATAAAAAATTTGATGTAATTACTTCCTTGTTTCATGTTATGAGTTATCAAAATACGAATAGTGAGCTATTAAAAGTATTTGAGATAGCTAAGAAGCATTTAAATACACATGGAATTTTTATTTTTGATTTTTGGTATGGACCAGCCGTGCTTACGGATTTGCCGGTAACTAGAATTAAGAGACTTGAAGATAAGAATATAAAAATAACAAGACTTGCAGAGCCTATTATTTATGCCCAAAGAAATATTGTAGACGTGAACTATGATATTTTTATAGAAGATAAGATATCGAAAAAAGTAGTAGAAAAAAAAGAATTGCACAAAATGAGGTATTTTTTTGATACGGAGCTAGAATTTATTTGTGAAACGGTCGGTCTTAAGATTTTAAAGAAATATGAATGGATGAGCTATAGAAAACCTAGTTTTAAGAGTTGGAATGTGACATGGATAGTAAGAAAAGAATTTTGA
- a CDS encoding N-acetyl sugar amidotransferase, whose product MSRIFWCKKCLNMSTRPRIEFNEDQICNACQWSEEKKTLNWSDRKKELIEIINKYKKSNGQYDCIVPVSGGKDSSYVSYKLKNEYGINPLTITVKPGIVFDIGEENLTNFISSGYDNITIRPNLKVLKQVDKIGFIEFGRPMLGWQTIIQAFIPKIAKNFNIQMIFYGENGEIEYGGSTKNKNVPYGSFEFVKNILLSDTYNRIINSGIDNNDLEMYKFDEDIIFGKSKVLSLYWSYFEPWDSYRNFKIAEKYCGLTSKKSQEGSTYNDYSQNDTSLYDLHTYLMYLKFGFGRASQDAGIDIRRGAISRKEAIELVVKYDGIFPEIYLEGYLKYYDLTKEEFDNIIDKWVNKDLFFKKDGVWVPKFKVGNDFQIG is encoded by the coding sequence ATGAGTAGAATTTTTTGGTGTAAAAAGTGTTTAAATATGTCTACTAGACCAAGAATTGAATTTAATGAAGATCAAATTTGCAATGCTTGCCAGTGGAGCGAAGAAAAAAAAACTTTAAATTGGAGTGATCGAAAAAAAGAATTAATAGAAATAATAAATAAATATAAAAAGTCTAATGGTCAATATGATTGTATAGTTCCGGTTAGTGGCGGAAAGGACAGTTCTTATGTTTCATATAAACTGAAAAATGAATACGGCATAAATCCTTTGACAATAACGGTAAAGCCCGGAATAGTTTTTGATATTGGAGAAGAAAATCTAACAAATTTTATATCCTCAGGATATGATAATATTACAATAAGACCAAATTTGAAAGTTTTAAAACAAGTTGATAAAATCGGATTTATTGAATTTGGAAGGCCAATGCTAGGATGGCAAACAATTATACAGGCTTTTATTCCAAAAATAGCAAAAAATTTTAATATACAAATGATTTTTTATGGTGAAAATGGCGAAATCGAATATGGCGGTTCTACTAAAAACAAGAATGTACCTTATGGAAGTTTCGAGTTTGTTAAAAATATTTTGCTCTCAGATACATACAATAGAATAATTAATAGCGGAATAGACAACAACGACTTAGAAATGTATAAATTTGATGAGGATATTATTTTTGGTAAAAGCAAGGTACTAAGTCTATATTGGTCTTATTTTGAGCCTTGGGATTCGTATAGAAATTTTAAAATTGCAGAAAAATATTGTGGTCTTACTAGTAAGAAATCACAGGAAGGCTCTACTTATAATGATTATTCACAAAATGACACAAGTTTATATGATCTACATACATACCTAATGTATTTAAAATTCGGTTTTGGTAGAGCTTCACAGGATGCTGGTATTGATATTAGAAGAGGTGCTATTTCTAGAAAAGAGGCGATAGAGTTAGTAGTTAAATACGATGGTATATTTCCAGAAATATATTTAGAAGGATACTTGAAGTATTATGATTTGACAAAGGAAGAGTTTGATAATATTATCGACAAATGGGTTAACAAAGATTTATTCTTTAAAAAGGATGGTGTATGGGTTCCTAAATTTAAAGTTGGAAATGATTTTCAAATAGGCTAA
- a CDS encoding GNAT family N-acetyltransferase encodes MENETIQLRPYILEKDNLILRRQYLEWMQDYNNIEYINSISLLMNDNLDFIESSFSRFTAKNSQGFFICHKSSKKFIGTVKLDKIDFFRQSGEFGIMIGEQNFKRQNIGTFSMELILDYSFRILGLHRVWGGCAANNIGMQKLFKKFNFKEEGRQRESIYVNGVYQDDIFYGLLRKEWKDGLI; translated from the coding sequence TTGGAAAATGAAACAATACAGTTAAGACCATACATTTTAGAAAAAGATAACTTGATTCTAAGGAGGCAATATTTAGAGTGGATGCAGGATTACAATAATATAGAATATATTAATTCAATATCACTGCTAATGAATGATAATTTGGATTTTATAGAAAGTAGTTTTAGTAGATTTACGGCAAAAAACTCCCAAGGATTTTTTATTTGTCATAAAAGTAGTAAAAAATTTATTGGCACAGTAAAACTAGATAAAATTGATTTTTTTAGGCAATCTGGTGAATTTGGCATAATGATTGGCGAGCAGAACTTTAAACGTCAAAATATAGGGACATTTTCAATGGAATTAATTTTGGACTATTCTTTTAGAATCCTTGGTCTACATAGGGTATGGGGTGGCTGCGCTGCAAATAATATTGGTATGCAAAAACTTTTTAAGAAATTTAATTTTAAAGAAGAAGGCAGACAAAGAGAAAGTATCTATGTCAATGGTGTTTATCAAGATGATATTTTTTACGGACTATTGAGGAAAGAATGGAAGGATGGTTTAATATGA
- a CDS encoding glutamate-1-semialdehyde 2,1-aminomutase, producing the protein MREDMTYQDRLLKAIPGGAHTYSRGFDQYPANAPQILKRGKGAYVYDENGKEFLDYGMALRAVNLGYANEEINRAAIEQIEFGNNLTKPSVIELEAAELLIDMIDSVDMVKFTKNGSTATTAAIKLSRAYTGRELVVRCAEHPFFSYDDWFIGSTQLTKGIPQKDIEGTKTFGYNNIESLERLFDKFPNQIACVILEPATTEHPKDNFLHKVRDLCHKNGAVFILDEMITGFRWHLKGAQYYYDIKPDLCTFGKAMANGFSVAAIAGKREIMQLGSIEFEGKERVFLLSTTHGAEMSGLGAFVAAMKFMKEHNVVEYIWDYGTKLILMMNELAKKYEIERNFIASGIECSPYYLTFDKNGQNSLGLRTLFSQEMIKNGVLIPWLALSYAHGENELEKTKNALEKTFEVYKKAVDEGYEKYLVGNPIKPVFRRFN; encoded by the coding sequence GTGAGGGAAGACATGACTTATCAAGATAGATTATTAAAAGCAATACCGGGCGGTGCCCATACTTACAGTAGAGGATTTGACCAGTATCCAGCCAATGCCCCACAAATTTTAAAAAGAGGGAAAGGCGCATATGTATATGATGAAAATGGTAAAGAATTTTTGGACTATGGAATGGCGCTTAGGGCTGTAAATTTAGGCTACGCAAATGAAGAAATAAACAGAGCAGCGATCGAGCAAATAGAATTTGGCAACAATCTAACAAAACCTAGCGTGATAGAGCTAGAGGCTGCTGAACTATTAATAGATATGATAGATAGTGTTGATATGGTTAAATTTACCAAAAATGGCTCAACTGCAACAACGGCAGCTATAAAGCTTAGTAGAGCATATACTGGAAGGGAACTAGTTGTAAGATGTGCAGAGCACCCATTTTTTAGCTATGATGACTGGTTTATTGGCTCTACTCAACTTACCAAGGGTATACCGCAAAAGGATATTGAAGGTACAAAAACGTTTGGCTACAACAACATTGAAAGCTTAGAGAGGCTTTTTGATAAATTTCCTAATCAAATAGCTTGCGTGATTTTAGAGCCGGCTACAACAGAGCACCCAAAAGATAATTTTTTACATAAAGTAAGAGATCTGTGTCATAAAAATGGAGCAGTATTTATACTTGACGAGATGATAACTGGCTTTAGATGGCATCTAAAAGGAGCTCAGTATTATTACGACATTAAACCTGATTTATGTACTTTTGGAAAGGCAATGGCAAACGGATTTTCAGTTGCAGCTATAGCTGGAAAAAGAGAGATAATGCAGCTTGGCAGTATAGAATTTGAAGGAAAAGAAAGAGTTTTTTTACTATCAACAACACATGGCGCAGAGATGAGTGGCCTGGGCGCATTTGTTGCAGCTATGAAATTTATGAAAGAGCATAATGTAGTTGAGTATATTTGGGACTATGGCACAAAACTAATCTTGATGATGAATGAGCTTGCAAAAAAATATGAAATCGAAAGAAATTTCATAGCAAGTGGGATAGAGTGTAGTCCGTACTATTTAACTTTTGATAAAAATGGTCAAAATTCTTTAGGGCTTAGAACTCTTTTTTCTCAAGAAATGATCAAAAATGGCGTGCTTATTCCTTGGCTGGCACTCTCTTATGCTCATGGAGAAAATGAACTTGAAAAGACTAAAAATGCACTAGAAAAAACTTTTGAGGTCTATAAAAAAGCAGTTGATGAGGGCTATGAAAAATATTTAGTAGGTAACCCCATCAAGCCAGTGTTTAGAAGATTTAATTAA